In Alistipes ihumii AP11, a genomic segment contains:
- the eno gene encoding phosphopyruvate hydratase — MGQIISVHGREILDSRGNPTIEVEVTTASGAFGRAAVPSGASTGENEALELRDGDKGRYGGKGVLKAVQNVNDIIAKEIIGMQVTDQVGIDKTMIALDGTPTKSNLGANAILGVSLACARAAANLLGMPLYRYIGGTNAKTLPVPMMNIINGGSHSDAPIAFQEFMIRPVGASSFKEGLRMGAEVFHALKKVLHDRGLSTAVGDEGGFAPALNGTEDALESIIEAIKKAGYKPGRKCEGGDVAIGMDCASSEFYKDGVYDYTKFEGAKGAKRTSAEQVAYLEGLISKYPIDSIEDGMSENDWEGWKVLTEKIGDRCQLVGDDLFVTNVEFLKKGIEMGCGNSILIKVNQIGSLTETLDAIEMAHRAGYTSVTSHRSGETEDSTIADIAVATNSGQIKTGSMSRSDRMAKYNQLLRIEEELGDEAIYGYTKIYRK, encoded by the coding sequence ATGGGACAGATTATCAGTGTTCATGGCAGGGAGATCCTCGACTCGCGGGGCAATCCGACGATCGAAGTGGAAGTAACGACTGCAAGCGGCGCATTCGGTCGCGCGGCCGTTCCCTCGGGAGCGTCCACCGGCGAGAACGAAGCGCTCGAGCTGCGTGACGGCGACAAGGGCCGTTACGGCGGAAAGGGCGTGCTGAAGGCCGTGCAGAACGTCAACGATATCATTGCGAAGGAAATTATCGGCATGCAGGTAACCGATCAGGTCGGCATCGACAAGACGATGATCGCTTTGGACGGCACGCCGACGAAGAGCAATCTGGGAGCCAACGCTATTCTGGGCGTTTCGCTGGCGTGCGCGCGGGCTGCCGCCAATCTGCTCGGCATGCCTCTGTACCGCTATATCGGCGGTACGAATGCCAAGACGCTGCCCGTCCCGATGATGAATATTATCAACGGCGGTTCGCATTCCGACGCTCCGATCGCTTTTCAGGAATTCATGATCCGTCCCGTCGGCGCTTCGTCGTTCAAGGAGGGTCTCCGTATGGGTGCCGAGGTGTTCCATGCGCTGAAGAAGGTGCTGCACGACCGCGGACTGAGCACGGCCGTCGGTGACGAGGGCGGATTCGCTCCGGCGCTGAACGGAACCGAGGATGCGCTCGAATCGATCATCGAGGCGATCAAGAAGGCCGGCTACAAGCCGGGCCGCAAGTGCGAGGGCGGCGATGTGGCCATCGGAATGGACTGCGCCTCGTCCGAGTTCTACAAAGACGGCGTTTACGACTATACGAAGTTCGAGGGCGCCAAGGGTGCCAAGCGCACTTCGGCCGAGCAGGTGGCTTACCTCGAGGGGCTGATCTCGAAGTATCCGATTGACTCGATCGAGGACGGTATGAGCGAAAACGACTGGGAAGGCTGGAAAGTGCTGACCGAGAAGATCGGCGATCGCTGCCAGCTGGTCGGCGACGACCTGTTCGTAACGAATGTCGAGTTCCTGAAAAAAGGCATCGAAATGGGCTGCGGCAACTCGATCCTGATCAAGGTGAACCAGATCGGTTCGCTGACCGAGACGCTCGACGCGATCGAGATGGCGCACCGTGCCGGTTATACTTCGGTTACGTCGCACCGTTCGGGCGAGACCGAGGACTCGACGATCGCCGACATCGCCGTAGCTACGAACTCGGGTCAGATCAAGACCGGTTCGATGAGCCGTTCCGACCGGATGGCCAAGTACAATCAGCTGCTCCGTATCGAGGAGGAGCTCGGCGACGAGGCGATTTACGGCTATACGAAGATTTACAGAAAATAG
- the rplQ gene encoding 50S ribosomal protein L17 — translation MRHNKKINHLGRQAAHRKALLSNLASSLILHKRIETTVAKAKALRMYVEPLITKSKQDTTHSRRVVFSYLKSKEAVAELFREVAPKIADRPGGYCRILKTGFRLGDAAEMCLIELVDFNETYTKEVKAAEKPKTRRSRSGAKKSAAAGTAAAETVAAAETAAAEQEAAPAEKKAPAKKAAAKKSAAEPAETAEPAAEQSAE, via the coding sequence ATGAGACACAATAAGAAAATCAACCACCTGGGTCGGCAGGCCGCTCATCGCAAGGCGCTGCTGTCCAATCTGGCCAGCTCGCTGATTCTGCACAAGCGGATCGAGACGACCGTCGCCAAGGCGAAGGCTCTGAGGATGTATGTGGAGCCTCTGATTACCAAATCGAAGCAGGACACCACCCACTCCCGTCGTGTCGTTTTCAGCTATCTGAAAAGCAAGGAGGCCGTGGCCGAACTGTTCCGCGAAGTGGCTCCGAAGATCGCCGACCGTCCGGGCGGATACTGCCGTATCCTGAAGACCGGTTTTCGTCTGGGCGACGCTGCCGAGATGTGCCTGATCGAGTTGGTTGACTTCAACGAGACCTACACGAAGGAGGTGAAGGCCGCTGAGAAGCCCAAAACTCGCCGCAGCCGCTCGGGTGCGAAGAAGAGTGCCGCTGCCGGAACCGCTGCCGCCGAGACCGTAGCTGCCGCCGAAACCGCCGCTGCGGAGCAGGAGGCCGCTCCGGCCGAGAAGAAGGCTCCGGCCAAGAAGGCCGCTGCCAAGAAAAGCGCCGCCGAGCCCGCCGAAACGGCCGAGCCCGCCGCCGAGCAATCCGCAGAATAA
- a CDS encoding DNA-directed RNA polymerase subunit alpha — MAILAFQKPEKVIMLESTSSFGRFEFRPLEPGFGMTVGNALRRILLSSLEGYAITTVKVSGVDHEFAAIPGVMEGMLEIILNLKQVRFIRTVENVDSEKVTVNVAGQTELTAGYISNFLTNFKVLNPELVICRLDPDVKVQMELTINKGRGYVPADENRPADAEFGLLPIDSIHTPIKNVKYSVENYRVEQKTDYEKLNIEVTTDGSIHPKDALKEAAKILIHHFMLFSDEKITLNMEENSATEEFDEDVLHMRQLLKTKLSDQDLSVRALNCLKAAEVETVGDLVRFNRNDLLKFRNFGKKSLSELDDLLATLNLHFGMDVSIYKLDKD; from the coding sequence ATGGCAATATTAGCATTTCAAAAGCCTGAAAAGGTAATCATGCTCGAGTCCACCTCCTCCTTCGGACGGTTTGAGTTTCGTCCGTTGGAGCCGGGATTCGGAATGACCGTCGGCAACGCGCTGCGTCGTATCCTGCTGAGTTCGCTCGAGGGGTATGCCATCACGACCGTGAAAGTGTCTGGCGTAGACCATGAGTTTGCTGCTATCCCCGGTGTAATGGAAGGAATGCTCGAGATCATTCTGAATCTCAAGCAAGTGCGTTTCATTAGGACCGTCGAGAACGTCGACAGCGAGAAGGTGACGGTCAACGTGGCCGGGCAGACGGAGCTGACGGCCGGCTATATCTCGAACTTCCTTACGAATTTCAAGGTGCTGAATCCCGAGTTGGTGATCTGCCGGCTGGACCCCGACGTAAAGGTCCAGATGGAGCTCACGATCAACAAGGGACGCGGATACGTGCCTGCCGACGAGAATCGGCCCGCCGATGCAGAGTTCGGCTTGCTCCCCATCGATTCGATCCATACTCCGATCAAGAACGTCAAGTACTCGGTCGAGAACTACCGCGTGGAACAGAAAACGGACTACGAAAAGCTCAATATCGAGGTGACTACGGACGGCTCGATCCATCCGAAGGATGCGCTGAAGGAAGCCGCCAAGATACTGATCCACCATTTCATGCTCTTTTCGGACGAGAAGATCACGCTGAACATGGAGGAGAACAGCGCGACCGAGGAATTCGACGAGGACGTGCTCCACATGCGTCAGTTGCTGAAGACCAAGCTTTCCGATCAGGACCTTTCGGTGCGCGCGCTGAACTGCCTGAAGGCGGCCGAGGTGGAGACGGTGGGCGATTTGGTCCGTTTCAACCGGAACGATCTGCTCAAGTTCCGCAATTTCGGCAAGAAGTCGCTTTCCGAGCTGGACGATCTGCTCGCCACGCTGAACCTGCATTTCGGGATGGACGTTTCCATTTACAAGCTGGACAAAGACTAA
- the rpsD gene encoding 30S ribosomal protein S4, whose amino-acid sequence MGRYIGPKSKIARKFGEAIFGTDKSLEKKNYPPGQHGLARKRKKVSEYGTQLLEKQKAKAIYGVQEKQFYRTYEAAARLGGITGENLLKLLECRLDNVVYRLGIAPTRAAARQLVSHRHIVVNGQVVNIPSYRLKEGDTVGVREKSKALEVIVDSLGSGRRSRYAWLEWEGSQMTGKFLSKPDRADIPENIREQLIVELYSK is encoded by the coding sequence ATGGGAAGATACATAGGACCAAAATCAAAAATCGCCAGAAAGTTCGGCGAAGCCATTTTCGGGACGGATAAGTCACTGGAGAAGAAGAACTATCCCCCGGGACAACACGGACTTGCCCGTAAGCGCAAGAAGGTCTCGGAGTACGGGACCCAGCTGCTCGAGAAGCAGAAGGCCAAAGCCATCTACGGAGTACAGGAGAAGCAGTTCTACAGGACCTACGAGGCGGCCGCCCGTCTGGGAGGCATCACGGGCGAGAACCTGCTCAAGTTGCTTGAGTGCCGTCTGGACAACGTGGTATACCGTCTGGGCATCGCTCCGACGCGCGCCGCGGCCCGGCAGCTCGTTTCGCATCGCCACATCGTCGTGAACGGACAGGTCGTGAACATTCCGTCCTACCGGCTCAAGGAAGGCGATACGGTCGGCGTGCGCGAGAAGTCGAAGGCGCTCGAGGTGATCGTGGATTCGCTCGGCAGCGGCCGTCGCAGCCGCTATGCATGGCTCGAATGGGAAGGCAGCCAGATGACCGGCAAATTCCTGTCGAAGCCCGACCGGGCCGATATCCCGGAGAACATCCGCGAGCAACTGATCGTTGAACTGTACTCTAAGTAG
- the rpsK gene encoding 30S ribosomal protein S11 encodes MAKKTGTVKKKVVKVEAQGMAHVHSTFNNVIITLTNAQGQVISWSSAGKMGFRGSKKNTPYAAQTAATDCAKVAYDMGLRKVKVYVKGPGAGRESAIRTIHGAGIEVIEIIDVTPLPHNGCRPPNRRRV; translated from the coding sequence ATGGCAAAAAAGACTGGAACAGTTAAGAAGAAGGTTGTCAAGGTGGAGGCTCAGGGCATGGCTCACGTGCACTCGACTTTCAACAACGTGATCATCACGCTGACCAACGCTCAGGGACAGGTCATCAGCTGGAGCTCGGCCGGTAAGATGGGATTCAGAGGTTCTAAGAAAAATACTCCCTACGCAGCCCAAACCGCAGCGACCGACTGCGCGAAAGTAGCGTACGATATGGGTCTGCGCAAGGTGAAGGTATATGTCAAGGGGCCGGGCGCGGGCCGCGAGTCGGCCATCCGCACGATCCACGGGGCCGGCATCGAGGTGATCGAGATCATCGACGTGACGCCGCTTCCTCACAACGGATGCCGTCCGCCCAACCGTCGTCGCGTGTAA
- the rpsM gene encoding 30S ribosomal protein S13 codes for MARIVGVDLPKNKRGEIGLTYIYGIGRSTARAILEKAQISYDVKVKDWSDENVAAIRNVIASEGYKVEGELRSTVQLNIKRLMDIGCYRGIRHRLGLPVRGQSTKNNARTRKGRKKTVANKKKATK; via the coding sequence ATGGCACGTATAGTCGGTGTAGATTTACCCAAAAATAAACGAGGCGAGATAGGGCTGACCTATATCTACGGAATCGGGAGAAGTACCGCTCGCGCAATTCTTGAGAAGGCTCAGATCAGCTACGACGTGAAGGTGAAGGATTGGAGCGACGAGAACGTCGCCGCGATCCGTAACGTGATCGCCAGCGAGGGCTACAAGGTGGAAGGCGAGCTCCGCTCGACCGTTCAGCTCAACATCAAGCGCCTGATGGACATCGGTTGCTACCGGGGCATCCGCCACCGCTTGGGGCTGCCTGTCCGCGGGCAGAGCACGAAGAACAACGCCCGTACCCGCAAAGGTCGGAAGAAAACTGTGGCCAACAAGAAAAAAGCAACTAAGTAA